The following are from one region of the Streptomyces tuirus genome:
- a CDS encoding YceI family protein, whose product MTNDTALDALPLAPGQWALDPFHSSVNFTIRHLGIAKVRGRFERLEAGLFVGERLEDVRVSATVDLASVDTGNADRDAHVRASDLLDVEKRPTMTYRSTRVSGEGEDWAMEGELTIGDVTRPVTFAVEFGGLVDVPMDGSRHAGFEATGEIRRSDFGLDFAPGLLGDVVKIQLDMQFVEPKAA is encoded by the coding sequence ATGACGAATGACACCGCTCTCGACGCCCTGCCGCTGGCGCCCGGTCAGTGGGCCCTCGACCCGTTCCACTCCTCCGTGAACTTCACCATCCGGCACCTGGGCATCGCCAAGGTGCGGGGACGCTTCGAGCGGCTGGAGGCCGGACTGTTCGTCGGGGAGCGGCTCGAGGACGTTCGGGTCTCCGCGACCGTCGACCTGGCCTCGGTCGACACCGGCAACGCCGACCGGGACGCGCACGTCCGCGCCTCAGACCTGCTCGATGTGGAGAAGCGTCCGACGATGACGTACCGCTCGACGCGGGTGTCGGGCGAGGGTGAGGACTGGGCGATGGAGGGCGAGCTGACGATCGGCGACGTGACCCGCCCGGTGACGTTCGCCGTGGAGTTCGGCGGGCTGGTCGACGTGCCCATGGACGGCAGCCGGCACGCCGGGTTCGAGGCGACGGGCGAGATCCGGCGCAGCGACTTCGGGCTGGACTTCGCCCCCGGTCTGCTCGGTGACGTGGTCAAGATCCAGCTCGACATGCAGTTCGTGGAGCCGAAGGCCGCCTGA
- a CDS encoding MBL fold metallo-hydrolase: MTYSGEVTVGGPADVHELKDLMISKIAVGPMNNNTYLLRCRATDEQLLIDAANEAETLLGMIGRDGIASVVTTHRHGDHWQALAEVVAATGARTYAGRQDAEGIPVRTDVPVDDGDTIRVGRVELTARHLVGHTPGSIALVYDDPHGHPHVFTGDCLFPGGVGNTHKDPKAFASLIHDVETKIFDPLPDETWVYPGHGNDTTLGAERPNLPEWHARGW, encoded by the coding sequence ATGACGTACAGCGGAGAGGTGACGGTCGGCGGACCGGCCGATGTGCACGAGCTCAAGGACCTGATGATCAGCAAGATCGCGGTGGGTCCGATGAACAACAACACCTATCTGCTGCGCTGCCGGGCCACGGACGAGCAGTTGCTGATCGACGCGGCGAACGAGGCGGAGACGCTGCTCGGCATGATCGGTCGCGACGGCATCGCGTCCGTCGTCACCACCCACCGGCACGGCGACCACTGGCAGGCGCTCGCCGAGGTCGTGGCGGCCACCGGCGCCCGCACCTACGCGGGCCGGCAGGACGCCGAGGGCATCCCCGTGCGGACCGATGTGCCGGTCGACGACGGCGACACCATCCGGGTGGGGCGCGTGGAACTGACCGCGCGCCACCTGGTCGGGCACACGCCCGGTTCGATCGCCCTCGTCTACGACGACCCGCACGGACATCCCCATGTGTTCACCGGGGACTGCCTGTTCCCCGGCGGTGTGGGCAACACCCACAAGGACCCGAAGGCGTTCGCCAGCCTCATCCACGACGTCGAGACCAAGATCTTCGACCCTCTGCCGGACGAGACCTGGGTCTACCCCGGGCACGGCAACGACACGACGCTGGGCGCGGAGCGCCCGAACCTGCCGGAGTGGCACGCGCGGGGGTGGTGA
- a CDS encoding LacI family DNA-binding transcriptional regulator: MATMADVARSAGVSVATVSHVLNGTRPVLPHTRQAVLDAVEELGYTTNTLARSLVTARTRSIGLAVSAISNPYFTEILQGVEAAALEAGYSLLIADPHDDPGHERKVVQLLHERRVDGMIVAPSADPRDLLAYLERHDVPAVFLDRLVDAPGADGGPRFDQVCADNAEPMSRLVTHLAGLGHRRIGLVAGRPGLSTTSERITGYRSGLAFAGLAYDERLLVHGDSESAGAEQATEALLSLGVPPTALVTGNNAMTIGVLRALSAHGLSVPGDIALCCFDDFAWADLFSPRLTAIAQPGRDIGARAVRVLLERLAEPDRAARTVRLPCTFVHRTSCGCPSPSEEGTPS; this comes from the coding sequence ATGGCGACCATGGCCGACGTCGCGCGGAGCGCCGGTGTCTCCGTGGCGACGGTCTCGCATGTGCTGAACGGCACCCGGCCGGTGCTGCCGCACACCCGCCAGGCCGTCCTGGACGCCGTGGAGGAGCTCGGCTACACCACGAACACACTGGCCCGTTCGCTGGTGACGGCCCGCACCCGTTCCATCGGGCTGGCGGTGTCGGCGATCAGCAACCCGTACTTCACGGAGATCCTCCAGGGCGTGGAGGCCGCGGCGCTGGAGGCCGGCTACAGCCTGCTGATCGCCGATCCGCACGACGACCCGGGGCACGAGCGCAAGGTCGTCCAGCTGCTGCACGAGCGCCGGGTGGACGGCATGATCGTCGCCCCCTCCGCCGATCCGCGCGACCTGCTCGCCTACCTCGAGCGGCACGACGTGCCGGCCGTGTTCCTGGACCGCCTGGTGGACGCGCCGGGGGCGGACGGCGGCCCGCGTTTCGACCAGGTGTGCGCCGACAACGCCGAACCGATGTCCCGGCTGGTCACCCATCTCGCCGGGCTCGGTCACCGGCGGATCGGGCTGGTCGCGGGGCGGCCGGGGCTCAGCACCACGAGCGAGCGGATCACCGGCTACCGCAGCGGTCTGGCCTTCGCGGGGCTGGCGTACGACGAGCGGCTGCTGGTGCACGGCGACTCGGAGTCGGCAGGCGCCGAGCAGGCCACCGAGGCCCTGCTGTCCCTGGGCGTGCCGCCCACCGCGCTCGTCACCGGCAACAACGCCATGACCATCGGGGTGCTGCGCGCCCTGAGCGCGCACGGCTTGTCCGTGCCGGGCGACATCGCGCTGTGCTGCTTCGACGACTTCGCGTGGGCGGATCTGTTCTCGCCCCGGCTCACCGCGATCGCGCAGCCCGGCAGGGACATCGGCGCGCGGGCCGTCCGCGTGCTCCTGGAGCGTCTCGCCGAGCCGGACCGGGCCGCCCGGACCGTGCGTCTGCCCTGCACCTTCGTCCACCGCACGTCGTGCGGCTGCCCCAGCCCGTCCGAGGAAGGAACCCCGTCGTGA
- a CDS encoding maleylpyruvate isomerase family mycothiol-dependent enzyme: MIDHAHDLASVRDATERLLTAVGALDNASVTHPSRLPGWSRGHVLAHLARNADALVNVLEGRPMYVSGEARDADIERDAPRGLDAQLADLRESAARFQKAGDTPADWTRTVELRNGVTDSASRVPFRRWIEVELHHVDLGIGYELEDLPADFTERETDFLADRFSGHPDVPPTRLTDGTRAWRTGREAEGAPEVTVTGSPADLLGWLAGRRTGAALTVDGGPLPALPPL, translated from the coding sequence ATGATTGATCACGCTCATGACCTGGCGTCTGTACGTGACGCGACGGAACGGCTGCTGACCGCAGTCGGCGCACTGGACAACGCCTCTGTGACCCACCCGTCACGGCTGCCCGGCTGGAGCCGCGGCCACGTCCTGGCCCACCTCGCCCGCAACGCGGACGCCCTCGTGAACGTGCTCGAGGGGCGCCCCATGTACGTGTCCGGCGAGGCCCGGGACGCCGACATCGAGCGGGACGCCCCGCGCGGCCTCGACGCCCAGCTCGCCGACCTGCGCGAGAGCGCGGCCCGCTTCCAGAAAGCAGGGGACACCCCGGCCGACTGGACGCGCACGGTGGAGCTGCGCAACGGGGTCACGGACTCCGCGTCCCGGGTGCCGTTCCGGCGGTGGATCGAGGTGGAGCTGCACCACGTGGACCTGGGGATCGGATACGAGCTGGAGGATCTTCCGGCGGACTTCACCGAACGGGAGACCGACTTCCTCGCCGACCGGTTCTCGGGGCACCCGGACGTACCGCCCACACGCCTCACCGACGGCACGCGCGCGTGGCGCACGGGACGGGAGGCGGAGGGCGCACCGGAGGTGACCGTCACGGGCTCCCCGGCGGACCTGCTGGGCTGGCTCGCCGGCCGCCGCACCGGCGCCGCCTTGACGGTGGACGGGGGTCCGCTGCCCGCGCTGCCCCCGCTGTAG
- a CDS encoding carbohydrate kinase family protein: MIVVAGEALIDLVPQGTGALAALQPALGGGPFNTAVALGRLGSPAAFCSRVSVDAFGEALLDRLRESRVDVASVQRGTEPTTLAVATVGADGSAAYSFYVDGTADRLFAAPPTLPPGTRAISFGTCSLVLEPGASAYEELMRRAAAQGVFTALDPNIRAGLIPDADAYRARFKSWLPSVSLLKLSEEDAAWLGGTPRKWLSAGPSAVVITRGGDGLTAFTADGGEYAVPGERVEVVDTIGAGDTVNAALLHGLAVRDALSVRTLSELGSAGWTELLGFAARAAAVTCSRAGAEPPYAHELEG, encoded by the coding sequence GTGATCGTCGTCGCCGGTGAGGCACTGATCGACCTGGTACCGCAGGGCACGGGCGCCCTGGCGGCGCTGCAGCCGGCGCTCGGCGGCGGCCCGTTCAACACGGCCGTGGCGCTGGGCCGCCTCGGCTCCCCCGCCGCCTTCTGCTCCCGGGTGTCGGTGGACGCCTTCGGGGAGGCTCTGCTGGACCGGCTGCGGGAGAGCCGGGTCGACGTGGCCTCGGTGCAGCGCGGCACCGAGCCCACGACCCTCGCCGTCGCCACGGTCGGCGCGGACGGCTCGGCGGCGTACTCCTTCTACGTCGACGGGACGGCGGACCGGCTGTTCGCGGCGCCCCCCACACTGCCGCCCGGTACCCGGGCGATCTCCTTCGGTACGTGCTCGCTGGTGCTGGAGCCGGGGGCGAGCGCGTACGAGGAGCTGATGCGCCGGGCGGCCGCGCAGGGCGTGTTCACCGCGCTGGACCCGAACATCAGGGCCGGCCTGATCCCGGACGCGGACGCCTACCGGGCACGGTTCAAGAGCTGGCTGCCGTCGGTGTCGCTGCTGAAACTGTCCGAGGAGGACGCCGCGTGGCTGGGCGGCACGCCCCGGAAGTGGCTGTCGGCCGGTCCGTCGGCGGTCGTGATCACCCGGGGCGGCGACGGGCTGACCGCCTTCACCGCCGACGGCGGCGAGTACGCGGTGCCGGGCGAACGCGTGGAGGTCGTGGACACGATCGGCGCGGGCGACACGGTCAACGCGGCGCTGCTGCACGGGCTCGCGGTGCGCGACGCCCTCAGCGTCCGCACGCTCTCCGAACTGGGATCCGCGGGCTGGACGGAACTGCTGGGCTTCGCGGCCCGTGCCGCGGCGGTGACCTGCTCACGGGCCGGGGCGGAGCCACCGTACGCGCACGAGCTGGAAGGCTGA
- a CDS encoding helix-turn-helix domain-containing protein: MSDNELGTYLRTWREAVTPAEAGLPAGPRRRTPGLRRAELATLAGVSVEYLTRLEQGRDRNPSAQVLGALADALNLSLDDRILLRRLTKEADGGDPLVCAAAPSLSRSARPTVRAVLDHLEPAPALVVNWIGDVLAHTAGYERLVRPLGLLDDERPNLLRYLFTDERARSAYRDWDRVADDLVARLRHGVPLRDPYLAELAEELTVTAGADFADRFSDLAMTPRRTGSQHIEHPEAGPLRLLHETLAFPDEGQRLIIHLPADDATAAALDRLNGRRPGALRAVALGETG; the protein is encoded by the coding sequence GTGAGCGACAACGAGTTGGGCACGTACCTGCGCACCTGGCGTGAAGCCGTCACCCCGGCCGAGGCGGGCCTGCCCGCGGGCCCCCGGCGCCGCACCCCGGGCCTGAGGCGCGCCGAGCTGGCCACGCTCGCCGGCGTCAGCGTCGAGTACCTCACCCGGCTGGAACAGGGCCGCGACCGCAACCCGTCCGCCCAGGTGCTCGGCGCCCTCGCCGACGCCCTCAACCTCTCCCTCGACGACCGGATCCTGCTGCGCCGCCTGACCAAGGAGGCCGACGGCGGTGATCCGCTGGTCTGCGCGGCAGCCCCGTCGCTCAGCCGCTCGGCGCGCCCCACCGTACGGGCCGTGCTGGACCACCTGGAGCCGGCTCCCGCACTGGTGGTCAACTGGATCGGCGACGTCCTCGCCCACACGGCCGGGTACGAGCGGCTGGTCCGCCCCCTCGGCCTGCTCGACGACGAGCGCCCCAACCTGCTCCGGTACCTGTTCACCGACGAGCGGGCACGCAGCGCCTACCGCGACTGGGACCGGGTGGCCGACGACCTCGTCGCCCGGCTCCGGCACGGGGTCCCCCTGAGGGACCCCTACCTCGCCGAGCTGGCCGAAGAGCTGACGGTCACGGCGGGCGCGGACTTCGCCGACCGGTTCTCCGACCTGGCCATGACACCGCGACGGACGGGATCCCAGCACATCGAACACCCGGAGGCCGGTCCCCTGCGACTGCTGCACGAGACGCTCGCGTTCCCCGACGAAGGACAGCGGCTCATCATCCACCTGCCCGCGGACGACGCCACGGCCGCCGCCCTGGACCGCCTCAACGGCCGCCGCCCGGGCGCGCTGCGGGCGGTCGCGCTGGGGGAGACCGGCTGA
- the uvrA gene encoding excinuclease ABC subunit UvrA, which translates to MADRLIVRGAREHNLKNVSLDLPRDSLIVFTGLSGSGKSSLAFDTIFAEGQRRYVESLSSYARQFLGQMDKPDVDFIEGLSPAVSIDQKSTSRNPRSTVGTITEVYDYLRLLFARIGKPHCPECGRPISRQSPQAIVDKVLELPEGSRFQVLSPLVRERKGEFVDLFSDLQTKGYSRARVDGETIQLSNPPTLKKQEKHTIEVVVDRLTVKDGAKRRLTDSVETALGLSGGMVVLDFVDLPEDDPERERMFSEHLYCPYDDLSFEELEPRSFSFNSPFGACPDCTGIGTRMEVDPELIVPDPDKSLDEGAIHPWSHGHTKDYFGRLIGALADALGFRTDIPFGGLPQRAKKALLYGHKTQVEVRYRNRYGRERRYTTAFEGAVPFVKRRHSEAESDSSRERFEGYMREVPCPTCSGTRLKPIVLAVTIMGKSIAEVAAMSISDCADFLGELKLTARDKKIAERVLKEVNERLRFLVDVGLDYLSLNRAAGTLSGGEAQRIRLATQIGSGLVGVLYVLDEPSIGLHQRDNHRLIETLVRLRDMGNTLIVVEHDEDTIKTADWIVDIGPGAGEHGGKVVHSGSLKELLANAESQTGQYLSGKKAIPLPDIRRPLDPSRQLTVHGARENNLQDIDVSFPLGVFTAVTGVSGSGKSTLVNDILYTHLARELNGARSVPGRHTRVDGDDLVDKVVHVDQSPIGRTPRSNPATYTGVFDHIRKLFAETTEAKVRGYLPGRFSFNVKGGRCENCAGDGTIKIEMNFLPDVYVPCEVCHGARYNRETLEVHYKGKSIAEVLNMPIEEATAFFEAVPAIARHLNTLKDVGLGYVRLGQAATTLSGGEAQRVKLASELQKRSTGRTVYVLDEPTTGLHFEDISKLLTVLSGLVDKGNTVIVIEHNLDVIKTADWIVDMGPEGGAGGGLVVAEGTPEQVAGVPASHTGKFLREILGADRVSDASSVKAPGKTAARKTAARKTVAAKTASARKTATKTVDSTAAKKTATKTTKAAAKKTTRAGKS; encoded by the coding sequence GTGGCCGACCGTCTCATCGTTCGTGGAGCGCGCGAGCACAACCTCAAGAACGTCTCGCTCGACCTCCCGCGCGACTCGCTCATCGTCTTCACGGGCCTGTCGGGGTCGGGCAAGTCCTCGCTGGCCTTCGACACCATCTTCGCGGAGGGGCAGCGGCGCTACGTGGAGTCCCTCTCCTCGTACGCCCGGCAGTTCCTCGGCCAGATGGACAAGCCGGACGTCGACTTCATCGAGGGCCTCTCCCCGGCCGTCTCCATCGACCAGAAGTCGACCTCGCGCAACCCCCGCTCCACGGTCGGCACCATCACCGAGGTCTACGACTACCTGCGCCTGCTCTTCGCGCGCATCGGCAAGCCGCACTGCCCCGAGTGCGGCCGCCCGATCTCCCGCCAGTCGCCGCAGGCCATCGTCGACAAGGTCCTGGAGCTGCCGGAGGGCAGCCGCTTCCAGGTGCTGTCGCCGCTGGTGCGCGAGCGCAAGGGCGAGTTCGTCGACCTCTTCTCCGACCTCCAGACCAAGGGCTACTCCCGCGCGCGGGTGGACGGCGAGACCATCCAGCTGTCGAACCCGCCCACGCTGAAGAAGCAGGAGAAGCACACCATCGAGGTGGTCGTCGACCGCCTCACGGTCAAGGACGGTGCCAAGCGCCGCCTCACCGACTCCGTCGAGACCGCCCTCGGTCTGTCCGGCGGCATGGTCGTGCTCGACTTCGTCGACCTCCCCGAGGACGACCCCGAGCGCGAGCGCATGTTCTCGGAGCACCTGTACTGCCCGTACGACGACCTGTCCTTCGAGGAGCTCGAGCCCCGCTCGTTCTCCTTCAACTCGCCCTTCGGCGCCTGCCCGGACTGCACCGGCATCGGCACGCGCATGGAGGTCGACCCGGAGCTGATCGTCCCGGACCCGGACAAGAGCCTCGACGAGGGTGCCATCCACCCCTGGTCGCACGGCCACACCAAGGACTACTTCGGCCGCCTGATCGGGGCCCTCGCCGACGCGCTGGGCTTCCGCACGGACATCCCCTTCGGGGGCCTGCCGCAGCGCGCCAAGAAGGCCCTGCTCTACGGCCACAAGACCCAGGTCGAGGTCCGCTACCGCAACCGCTACGGCCGTGAGCGCCGGTACACCACGGCCTTCGAGGGCGCCGTCCCGTTCGTCAAGCGCCGGCACAGCGAGGCCGAGAGCGACTCCAGCCGCGAGCGCTTCGAGGGCTACATGCGCGAGGTGCCCTGCCCGACCTGTTCGGGCACGCGCCTGAAGCCGATCGTCCTCGCGGTCACGATCATGGGCAAGTCCATTGCCGAGGTCGCCGCGATGTCGATCAGCGACTGCGCGGACTTCCTGGGCGAGCTGAAGCTCACCGCCCGCGACAAGAAGATCGCCGAGCGCGTGCTGAAGGAGGTCAACGAGCGGTTGCGGTTCCTGGTCGACGTCGGCCTGGACTACCTCTCGCTGAACCGCGCGGCCGGCACCCTGTCCGGCGGCGAGGCCCAGCGCATCCGCCTGGCCACCCAGATCGGCTCCGGCCTCGTCGGCGTCCTGTACGTCCTCGACGAGCCCTCCATCGGTCTGCACCAGCGCGACAACCACCGGCTCATCGAGACCCTGGTCCGGCTGCGCGACATGGGCAACACGCTCATCGTCGTCGAGCACGACGAGGACACCATCAAGACCGCCGACTGGATCGTCGACATCGGCCCCGGCGCCGGTGAGCACGGCGGCAAGGTCGTGCACAGCGGCTCCCTGAAGGAGCTCCTCGCCAACGCCGAGTCGCAGACCGGTCAGTACCTGTCCGGCAAGAAGGCCATCCCGCTGCCCGACATCCGCCGCCCGCTGGACCCCTCCCGGCAGCTCACGGTGCACGGCGCCCGGGAGAACAACCTCCAGGACATCGACGTCTCGTTCCCCCTGGGCGTGTTCACCGCCGTCACCGGCGTGTCCGGCTCCGGCAAGTCGACACTGGTCAACGACATCCTCTACACGCACCTGGCCCGCGAGCTGAACGGCGCCCGGAGCGTGCCCGGGCGGCACACCCGCGTGGACGGCGACGACCTCGTCGACAAGGTCGTGCACGTGGACCAGTCGCCCATCGGCCGCACCCCGCGCTCCAACCCGGCCACGTACACGGGCGTCTTCGACCACATCCGCAAGCTGTTCGCCGAGACCACCGAGGCGAAGGTCCGCGGCTACCTGCCCGGCCGCTTCTCCTTCAACGTCAAGGGCGGCCGCTGCGAGAACTGCGCGGGCGACGGCACCATCAAGATCGAGATGAACTTCCTCCCGGACGTCTACGTCCCGTGCGAGGTCTGCCACGGCGCCCGGTACAACCGGGAGACCCTGGAGGTCCACTACAAGGGCAAGTCCATCGCCGAAGTCCTGAACATGCCGATCGAAGAGGCCACGGCGTTCTTCGAGGCGGTCCCCGCGATCGCCCGGCACCTCAACACGCTGAAGGACGTCGGCCTCGGCTACGTCCGCCTCGGCCAGGCCGCGACCACCCTGTCCGGCGGTGAGGCGCAGCGCGTGAAGCTCGCCAGCGAGCTGCAGAAGCGCTCCACCGGCCGCACGGTCTACGTCCTGGACGAGCCGACCACCGGTCTGCACTTCGAGGACATCAGCAAGCTGCTGACAGTCCTGTCCGGGCTGGTCGACAAGGGCAACACGGTCATCGTCATCGAGCACAACCTCGACGTGATCAAGACGGCCGACTGGATCGTCGACATGGGCCCCGAAGGAGGCGCCGGCGGTGGTCTGGTCGTCGCCGAGGGCACGCCCGAGCAGGTGGCCGGCGTCCCGGCCAGCCACACCGGCAAGTTCCTGCGGGAGATCCTCGGCGCCGACCGCGTCAGCGACGCGTCCTCGGTGAAGGCGCCCGGCAAGACGGCCGCCCGCAAGACGGCGGCGCGCAAGACGGTCGCCGCCAAGACGGCATCGGCCCGCAAGACCGCCACCAAGACGGTCGACAGCACGGCCGCCAAGAAGACGGCGACCAAGACCACCAAGGCCGCCGCGAAGAAGACGACCCGGGCCGGCAAGAGCTGA